A stretch of Prunus dulcis chromosome 6, ALMONDv2, whole genome shotgun sequence DNA encodes these proteins:
- the LOC117632171 gene encoding F-box/kelch-repeat protein At3g06240-like, translating to MATLSKFSEDLMGNILSRLPPKSLMRFRCVLKSWHDLIDKPSFVDQHLSTSMDNKVTSSTCVLLKHNVLTDPTIKDDEKAVRATLFNPDSNQRDILLSSLNLGSLVDDGLEIENHVVPPPMRGYALSLEISGSCDGLICLNTFNSEDIVLCNPALEEYRVLPKSCILLPPRVPRQVEENEDDDYYEEDDDDEIESNPKCVGFGYDPNSKDYKVVRAAQFVSGVFTQHPSKVEVYSLAADTWREIPVDIQPHGSLNPSYQMYFNGFFYWIAYWTEERNVILSFDMSEEVFHDIALPESGPDAYEYTSIAVWKDSLVLLTYPVENEAPKTLDLWVLDEDLKGAKGLWIKHLAIGPLEKGVEAPLVFWKDEELLMVTTNGDVVNYSLDTQKLKHVPRHGLGEPTNIQAVPYVNSIVSIKPGNKIESI from the coding sequence ATGGCAACGTTGAGCAAATTTTCTGAAGATTTGATGGGGAATATCCTGTCGAGACTGCCTCCCAAGTCTCTGATGCGATTTAGATGCGTCCTCAAGTCGTGGCATGACCTAATCGATAAACCTAGCTTTGTAGACCAGCACCTTTCCACTTCTATGGACAACAAAGTCACCTCCTCCACTTGCGTCCTCCTCAAGCACAATGTCCTCACGGACCCCACCATTAAGGACGACGAGAAGGCAGTTAGAGCTACTCTCTTCAACCCCGACAGTAACCAAAGGGACATTTTACTCTCCTCGCTTAATCTCGGCAGCCTTGTCGACGACGGTCTTGAGATTGAGAACCATGTCGTTCCGCCGCCTATGAGAGGATACGCATTGAGCCTAGAAATTTCAGGCTCTTGTGATGGCCTCATCTGCCTCAATACTTTTAACAGCGAGGACATTGTTTTATGCAATCCAGCACTCGAGGAATATAGAGTTCTTCCCAAGTCTTGCATTCTTTTGCCTCCGCGAGTTCCACGAcaagttgaagaaaatgaagacgATGATTATTATGAAGAAGATGACGATGACGAGATAGAATCGAACCCGAAATGCGTGGGGTTCGGGTACGATCCGAATTCGAAAGACTACAAAGTTGTTCGAGCTGCACAATTTGTCTCCGGGGTTTTTACCCAGCACCCCTCCAAAGTAGAGGTTTACAGCTTGGCTGCCGATACTTGGAGAGAGATCCCTGTTGACATCCAGCCTCATGGTTCTCTAAACCCGTCTTACCAGATGTACTTCAATGGATTCTTTTACTGGATCGCGTACTGGACGGAGGAAAGAAATGTCATCCTTTCGTTTGACATGAGCGAGGAGGTGTTTCATGACATAGCTCTTCCGGAGAGTGGCCCAGATGCATATGAATACACAAGCATTGCAGTGTGGAAAGACTCTCTGGTTCTCTTGACCTACCCGGTGGAAAACGAAGCTCCTAAAACCTTAGACTTGTGGGTCTTGGATGAAGACTTGAAAGGTGCTAAGGGTTTGTGGATAAAGCACTTGGCTATAGGACCCCTGGAAAAAGGGGTCGAGGCTCCATTGGTGTTTTGGAAAGATGAGGAGCTTCTTATGGTTACGACTAATGGGGATGTGGTAAACTATAGCCTTGATACACAAAAGCTCAAGCATGTCCCCCGCCATGGATTGGGAGAGCCAACCAATATCCAAGCGGTTCCTTACGTGAATAGTATTGTTTCAATTAAGCCAGGCAACAAGATTGAAAGCATATAG
- the LOC117631144 gene encoding uncharacterized protein LOC117631144 isoform X2, with amino-acid sequence MPKLQRSPCPTQSSPSHHNMSLSSGGSEILGNMSARSFSEISEVETFKVGLDLVSAARRNIGFLRTVAESQWLHQKPTVIEAIRRYNELWMPLVSDLTVESTTPPTIHPPIDIEWVWFCHTLNPVYYRQYCESKFSKLIGKATIFDEENEEYALMRCRELWVRRYPNEPFENEVDSDSDVRVPEAANEEELLEEVKKNRFLYSKFSEPYRAEIVYLIAARQRYKRFLFMVQSSIDLCSSLVPASDIMLMWLSHQSYPTVYAEDLKEMEGDLEKVVSLWATVKEKEVEETKKLWERTFDQPYEKAGGEIALELDGGVSFKPTVYWEVSDTDVNTKYKPMHPRFLLEVCVFVRLRDKMKGMQEDMTRNVLRLRMVRCHRELKLEKPVPDFPYSSWQKAWHLYCEFGTKGVIFEIRKRGGSCFKGSSVQETVTFHWNDLLRAPSLTLEKEDQQVKIVASITPPVQAPYLLKCVPDRVTDDSGAMISDLILRMNQYRPQEGRWLSRTVLDHAGRECFVIRIRVGEGFWRRGGETPSAVKWEDRVIEIREGSWSYVAGSIGRAPVQ; translated from the exons ATGCCCAAACTCCAACGATCTCCGTGTCCGACTCAGAGCTCTCCCTCTCACCACAACATGTCGTTGAGCAGCGGCGGCTCAGAAATTCTCGGCAACATGTCCGCGAGAAGTTTCAGCGAGATATCGGAAGTGGAGACCTTCAAAGTCGGATTGGATCTCGTATCGGCCGCCCGGCGAAATATCGGATTCCTGAGAACTGTGGCCGAGTCTCAGTGGCTTCACCAGAAGCCAACGGTTATTGAAGCCATAAGAAG GTACAATGAGCTTTGGATGCCGTTGGTTTCTGATCTGACGGTCGAGTCAACAACTCCTCCTACGATTCATCCTCCTATAGACATTGAGTGGGTTTGGTTCTGTCACACTCTGAATCCG GTTTATTACAGGCAATACTGTGAGTCAAAGTTCTCAAAATTGATAGGAAAAGCAACCATTTTTGACGAAGAGAACGAAGAGTACGCATTAATGAGGTGCAGAGAATTATGGGTCAGAAGGTACCCAAATGAGCCATTTGAGAATGAAGTTGATTCTGATTCAGATGTGAGGGTTCCAGAAGCAGCCAATGAAGAAGAGCTTTTGGAGGAAGTGAAAAAGAATAGATTTTTGTATTCGAAATTTTCAGAGCCATACAGGGCTGAAATTGTGTATTTGATAGCAGCAAGACAGAGGTACAAGAGGTTTTTGTTCATGGTGCAGAGCTCCATTGATTTGTGTTCTTCTTTGGTGCCTGCCTCTGATATTATGCTCATGTGGCTATCCCATCAG AGTTACCCAACAGTATATGCTGAAGATTTGAAAGAGATGGAAGGTGATTTGGAGAAGGTGGTAAGCTTGTGGGCCACCGTCAAGGAAAAAGAGGTGGAAGAGACCAAGAAGCTTTGGGAGAGGACGTTTGATCAACCGTATGAGAAAGCTGGTGGAGAAATAGCTTTGGAATTGGATGGAGGTGTCTCATTCAAGCCGACAGTTTACTGGGAGGTATCAGATACAGATGTCAATACGAAATACAAGCCAATGCATCCCAGATTCTTACTTGAG GTTTGTGTGTTTGTCAGGCTGAGGGATAAGATGAAGGGAATGCAAGAGGATATGACACGCAATGTCCTTCGTCTTCGAATGGTGAGGTGTCACAGGGAGTTAAAGCTTGAAAAACCCGTCCCTGACTTTCCCTATTCATCATGGCAAAAAGCTTGGCATCTCTACTGTGAGTTTGGAACCAAAGGAGTCATATTTGAAATTCGCAAGCGTGGTGGCTCATGTTTTAAAGGAAGTAGTGTGCAAGAGACTGTTACATTCCATTGGAATGACTTACTTAGAGCACCCTCTCTAACTTTGGAGAAGGAAGATCAACAAGTTAAAATTGTTGCTTCAATAACTCCACCAGTTCAAGCACCATACCTGTTGAAATGTGTGCCAGACCGTGTCACAGATGATTCTGGGGCAATGATATCAGATCTGATTCTGAGAATGAACCAGTATCGTCCCCAAGAAGGCCGGTGGTTGTCTCGCACTGTTCTTGATCATGCAGGGAGAGAGTGTTTTGTGATTCGAATAAG GGTGGGAGAAGGGTTTTGGAGAAGAGGAGGCGAAACTCCATCAGCTGTGAAATGGGAGGATAGGGTTATAGAGATTCGAGAAGGTTCTTGGTCGTATGTTGCTGGTTCCATTGGGAGAGCCCCGG TACAGTGA
- the LOC117631144 gene encoding glycine-rich domain-containing protein 1 isoform X1 translates to MPKLQRSPCPTQSSPSHHNMSLSSGGSEILGNMSARSFSEISEVETFKVGLDLVSAARRNIGFLRTVAESQWLHQKPTVIEAIRRYNELWMPLVSDLTVESTTPPTIHPPIDIEWVWFCHTLNPVYYRQYCESKFSKLIGKATIFDEENEEYALMRCRELWVRRYPNEPFENEVDSDSDVRVPEAANEEELLEEVKKNRFLYSKFSEPYRAEIVYLIAARQRYKRFLFMVQSSIDLCSSLVPASDIMLMWLSHQSYPTVYAEDLKEMEGDLEKVVSLWATVKEKEVEETKKLWERTFDQPYEKAGGEIALELDGGVSFKPTVYWEVSDTDVNTKYKPMHPRFLLEVCVFVRLRDKMKGMQEDMTRNVLRLRMVRCHRELKLEKPVPDFPYSSWQKAWHLYCEFGTKGVIFEIRKRGGSCFKGSSVQETVTFHWNDLLRAPSLTLEKEDQQVKIVASITPPVQAPYLLKCVPDRVTDDSGAMISDLILRMNQYRPQEGRWLSRTVLDHAGRECFVIRIRVGEGFWRRGGETPSAVKWEDRVIEIREGSWSYVAGSIGRAPVKLVGTAIPKEPPEQWKAAWNFSTGDELMIQWELSSSKSGLSFGLKNPAAESTVKLLKGRKMQYQVKKKKSLTKDEEWQNEEEGEEEEEDEEEEGFLTLVRYTDDNPNGRATALLNWKLLVAELMPEEDAVLVLLLCISILRSVSEMKKEDVGCLLIRRRLKEVKLGTRDWGSVVLHPSSSSSISSPYLQPWYWNAKAIIASDGAGHVTRQPSISYSPEEGGDKFYKRGILT, encoded by the exons ATGCCCAAACTCCAACGATCTCCGTGTCCGACTCAGAGCTCTCCCTCTCACCACAACATGTCGTTGAGCAGCGGCGGCTCAGAAATTCTCGGCAACATGTCCGCGAGAAGTTTCAGCGAGATATCGGAAGTGGAGACCTTCAAAGTCGGATTGGATCTCGTATCGGCCGCCCGGCGAAATATCGGATTCCTGAGAACTGTGGCCGAGTCTCAGTGGCTTCACCAGAAGCCAACGGTTATTGAAGCCATAAGAAG GTACAATGAGCTTTGGATGCCGTTGGTTTCTGATCTGACGGTCGAGTCAACAACTCCTCCTACGATTCATCCTCCTATAGACATTGAGTGGGTTTGGTTCTGTCACACTCTGAATCCG GTTTATTACAGGCAATACTGTGAGTCAAAGTTCTCAAAATTGATAGGAAAAGCAACCATTTTTGACGAAGAGAACGAAGAGTACGCATTAATGAGGTGCAGAGAATTATGGGTCAGAAGGTACCCAAATGAGCCATTTGAGAATGAAGTTGATTCTGATTCAGATGTGAGGGTTCCAGAAGCAGCCAATGAAGAAGAGCTTTTGGAGGAAGTGAAAAAGAATAGATTTTTGTATTCGAAATTTTCAGAGCCATACAGGGCTGAAATTGTGTATTTGATAGCAGCAAGACAGAGGTACAAGAGGTTTTTGTTCATGGTGCAGAGCTCCATTGATTTGTGTTCTTCTTTGGTGCCTGCCTCTGATATTATGCTCATGTGGCTATCCCATCAG AGTTACCCAACAGTATATGCTGAAGATTTGAAAGAGATGGAAGGTGATTTGGAGAAGGTGGTAAGCTTGTGGGCCACCGTCAAGGAAAAAGAGGTGGAAGAGACCAAGAAGCTTTGGGAGAGGACGTTTGATCAACCGTATGAGAAAGCTGGTGGAGAAATAGCTTTGGAATTGGATGGAGGTGTCTCATTCAAGCCGACAGTTTACTGGGAGGTATCAGATACAGATGTCAATACGAAATACAAGCCAATGCATCCCAGATTCTTACTTGAG GTTTGTGTGTTTGTCAGGCTGAGGGATAAGATGAAGGGAATGCAAGAGGATATGACACGCAATGTCCTTCGTCTTCGAATGGTGAGGTGTCACAGGGAGTTAAAGCTTGAAAAACCCGTCCCTGACTTTCCCTATTCATCATGGCAAAAAGCTTGGCATCTCTACTGTGAGTTTGGAACCAAAGGAGTCATATTTGAAATTCGCAAGCGTGGTGGCTCATGTTTTAAAGGAAGTAGTGTGCAAGAGACTGTTACATTCCATTGGAATGACTTACTTAGAGCACCCTCTCTAACTTTGGAGAAGGAAGATCAACAAGTTAAAATTGTTGCTTCAATAACTCCACCAGTTCAAGCACCATACCTGTTGAAATGTGTGCCAGACCGTGTCACAGATGATTCTGGGGCAATGATATCAGATCTGATTCTGAGAATGAACCAGTATCGTCCCCAAGAAGGCCGGTGGTTGTCTCGCACTGTTCTTGATCATGCAGGGAGAGAGTGTTTTGTGATTCGAATAAG GGTGGGAGAAGGGTTTTGGAGAAGAGGAGGCGAAACTCCATCAGCTGTGAAATGGGAGGATAGGGTTATAGAGATTCGAGAAGGTTCTTGGTCGTATGTTGCTGGTTCCATTGGGAGAGCCCCGG TGAAACTGGTAGGAACAGCCATACCGAAAGAACCACCAGAACAATGGAAAGCTGCTTGGAATTTTTCAACAGGAGACGAACTCATGATACAGTGGGAACTGTCATCATCAAAATCAGGTCTGAgttttggtttaaaaaatcCAGCTGCAGAATCAACG GTTAAGCTGTTGAAAGGACGGAAAATGCAGTATcaagtaaagaaaaaaaagtcacTGACCAAAGATGAAGAGTGGCAAAATGAGGAAGAAggtgaagaggaagaagaagatgaagaagaagagggctTCCTAACGCTTGTCCGGTACACAGATGATAATCCAAACGGACGAGCAACAGCTCTTTTAAATTGGAAGCTATTGGTAGCAGAATTGATGCCTGAAGAAGATGCAGTATTGGTGCTTCTTCTATGCATTTCTATACTAAGAAGTGTATCAGagatgaaaaaagaagatgttGGATGTTTGCTAATCAGAAGAAGACTAAAGGAAGTAAAACTCGGGACTAGAGATTGGGGTTCTGTGGTACTTCACCCTTCCTCAAGTTCATCTATTTCTTCACCATACCTTCAACCTTGGTATTGGAATGCAAAGGCAATTATAGCATCAGATGGTGCAGGTCACGTTACTAGGCAACCAAGTATTAGTTATTCACCAGAGGAAGGTGGTGATAAGTTTTACAAACGAGGGATACTGACATGA